A genomic window from Halogeometricum borinquense DSM 11551 includes:
- a CDS encoding inorganic phosphate transporter, translated as MVTPGTLATLVVAALASLFMAWAIGAGSSGSTPFAPAVGANAISVMRAGFIVGLLGLSGAFLQGENVTQAVGTELIVGPVLTATAATVALLVAAGLVALGVFAGYPIATAFTVTGAVVGVGLANGGLPAWGKYQQILSLWVLTPFVGGGAAYGTARLLRHESVSERVAVPILGGVVGAIVANIDFAVLATGDANAGSISRFVADSLPPVELFGVSLGAALVTLAVVLLSGGAVAQAMHRDEARGQRRFLLVLGGLVAFSAGGSQVGLAIGPLVPLLDAVAVPLPALLAGGGLGLLVGSWTGAPRMIKALAQDYSSLGPRRSIAAMIPSFAIAQTAVALGIPVSFNEIIVSAIVGSGYAAGGAGVSKEKMGKTVLAWIGSLSLAFAVSYGVFWVVSTLLVS; from the coding sequence ATGGTTACGCCTGGAACGCTTGCGACGCTCGTCGTCGCGGCACTCGCGAGTTTATTCATGGCGTGGGCTATCGGTGCCGGGTCGTCCGGTTCGACGCCGTTTGCACCTGCCGTCGGCGCGAACGCTATCTCCGTCATGCGCGCGGGCTTCATCGTCGGTCTTCTTGGACTGTCTGGTGCGTTCTTGCAGGGAGAAAACGTCACGCAGGCTGTCGGGACCGAACTGATCGTCGGTCCTGTCCTGACGGCGACCGCTGCGACTGTCGCGCTTCTCGTCGCCGCCGGTCTCGTCGCCCTCGGCGTCTTCGCTGGCTATCCGATTGCCACCGCGTTCACTGTCACCGGGGCCGTCGTCGGCGTCGGTCTCGCAAACGGCGGTCTACCGGCATGGGGGAAATATCAACAGATCCTATCGCTGTGGGTGCTGACGCCGTTCGTCGGCGGTGGCGCGGCCTACGGAACTGCGCGACTCCTCAGGCACGAATCGGTCTCTGAGCGTGTCGCCGTCCCCATTCTCGGTGGTGTCGTCGGAGCTATCGTCGCAAATATCGACTTCGCCGTACTCGCCACTGGTGACGCCAACGCCGGATCTATCTCTCGGTTCGTCGCCGACTCGCTCCCGCCAGTCGAACTGTTCGGCGTCTCACTTGGTGCCGCTCTCGTCACACTCGCTGTTGTCCTCCTCTCCGGTGGGGCCGTCGCTCAGGCGATGCATCGAGACGAGGCCCGGGGGCAACGCCGATTCCTCCTCGTCCTCGGTGGTCTCGTCGCGTTCTCCGCCGGTGGGAGTCAGGTGGGTCTCGCAATCGGTCCGCTGGTTCCACTGTTAGACGCGGTCGCCGTTCCGCTTCCGGCCCTCTTGGCAGGCGGCGGTCTCGGTTTACTCGTTGGGTCGTGGACGGGCGCACCGCGGATGATAAAAGCGCTCGCGCAGGATTACTCCTCGCTCGGACCGCGGCGCTCCATCGCGGCGATGATCCCCTCGTTCGCCATCGCACAGACCGCCGTGGCGCTCGGCATCCCCGTTTCGTTCAACGAGATCATCGTCAGCGCTATCGTCGGCAGCGGATACGCCGCTGGCGGTGCGGGCGTTAGTAAAGAAAAGATGGGGAAAACCGTTCTCGCGTGGATCGGCTCGCTTTCACTCGCCTTTGCCGTCTCCTACGGTGTCTTCTGGGTTGTCTCGACGCTTCTTGTGTCCTAG
- a CDS encoding hemolysin family protein, which produces MGNAITFVNGVLQALPVNKATVTIGGVFAIIILIGLSAFFSSSEIAMFSLAKHRVDSLVEEGVPGAETVQSLKNDPHRLLITILVGNNIVNIAMSSLSTGLLVYIGFGQGEAVAIATFGITALVLLFGESAPKSYAVENTESWSLRIARPLKISEYVLLPLVVIFDRLTRIVNRITGGRSAIETSYVTRDEIQDLIQTGEREGVIEEDEREMLDRIFRFNQTIAKEVMTPRLDMTAVPKDATLDEAIETCIQSDHERVPVYDGNLDNVIGIVNIRDLVREQFYGEGGGDLADIVQPTLHVPESKNVDELLTEIQDNRLQMVIVIDEFGTTEGLITLEDMVEEIVGDILEDDEEEAFEFINERETLVRGEVNIDEVNEVLELDLPEGEEFETLAGFIFNRAGRLVEEGEEIEYDSVMIRIEQVDNTRIMKARITVDNTDDESEAEAEIDPSNAS; this is translated from the coding sequence ATGGGTAACGCGATTACATTCGTAAACGGAGTGCTACAGGCGCTCCCCGTCAACAAGGCGACCGTCACCATCGGTGGCGTCTTCGCCATCATCATCCTCATCGGACTCTCGGCGTTCTTCTCCTCCTCGGAGATCGCCATGTTCTCGCTGGCGAAACACCGCGTCGACTCACTAGTCGAAGAGGGTGTTCCCGGAGCAGAGACCGTTCAATCACTGAAGAACGATCCGCACCGACTGCTCATCACCATCCTCGTCGGTAACAACATCGTCAACATTGCGATGTCGTCGCTTTCGACGGGGCTGCTCGTCTACATCGGGTTCGGGCAGGGAGAAGCTGTCGCCATTGCGACGTTCGGAATCACGGCGCTCGTCCTCCTGTTCGGTGAGAGCGCGCCGAAGTCCTACGCCGTCGAGAATACGGAGTCGTGGTCGCTACGAATCGCCCGTCCGCTGAAAATCTCGGAGTACGTACTCCTTCCGCTCGTCGTCATCTTCGACCGTCTGACCCGGATCGTCAACCGCATCACCGGCGGACGGTCGGCTATCGAAACGTCGTACGTCACGCGCGACGAGATTCAGGATCTCATCCAGACCGGCGAACGCGAGGGCGTCATCGAAGAGGACGAGCGCGAGATGCTCGACCGCATCTTCCGCTTCAACCAGACCATCGCCAAGGAGGTGATGACGCCGCGGCTCGACATGACCGCCGTGCCGAAAGACGCGACTTTGGACGAGGCTATCGAGACGTGCATTCAGTCCGACCACGAGCGCGTCCCGGTGTACGACGGCAACCTCGACAACGTCATCGGCATCGTCAACATCCGTGATCTGGTCCGCGAGCAGTTCTACGGAGAAGGTGGCGGCGACCTAGCCGACATCGTCCAACCGACGCTGCACGTTCCCGAATCGAAGAACGTGGACGAACTGCTGACCGAGATTCAGGACAACCGCCTGCAGATGGTCATCGTCATCGACGAGTTCGGGACCACAGAGGGCCTCATCACGCTCGAAGACATGGTCGAAGAAATCGTCGGCGACATCCTCGAAGACGACGAGGAAGAGGCGTTCGAGTTCATCAACGAACGCGAGACGCTCGTCCGCGGCGAGGTCAACATCGACGAAGTAAACGAAGTGCTTGAACTCGATCTCCCCGAGGGTGAAGAGTTCGAGACGCTGGCCGGGTTCATCTTCAACCGCGCCGGTCGTCTCGTCGAGGAGGGCGAGGAAATCGAGTACGACAGCGTGATGATCCGGATCGAACAGGTGGACAACACGCGCATCATGAAAGCGCGCATCACCGTGGATAACACCGACGACGAGTCGGAAGCCGAAGCCGAGATCGACCCGAGTAACGCGAGCTAG
- a CDS encoding DUF7847 domain-containing protein codes for MVVAHSLQTAVEALRRNPVIAGITVLLALFQLPLQFVPLAAPSTTIIASAVSLVATVLVLPFIFGGIFGMADEALDGTTNFGTFVEMGKRHYTSMLGAYLLLLGGSIVFGTIAWVVVGLGTLVAIIPVFDSPQALFPVLLLIMVVGSVLFLLLFLIPFIFIQFYGQAIVFDDEGAFSSFFRSVSIVRQNFWPVVGYSVVVFGISLVFGFFGSLPASTLSSQLSPSATNTLLSEVLSGVPQISIVASAALTLFATILMGLSAGLLLTFSVAFYRSLATSDNADDANDAAVRGTSA; via the coding sequence ATGGTCGTCGCCCACTCCCTCCAAACTGCGGTTGAGGCCCTCCGACGAAATCCCGTCATTGCTGGTATCACAGTTCTTCTCGCACTTTTCCAACTCCCGCTCCAGTTTGTGCCGTTGGCAGCACCGTCTACCACGATCATCGCTTCGGCGGTATCCCTCGTCGCTACGGTGCTGGTACTTCCGTTCATCTTCGGCGGAATCTTCGGCATGGCCGACGAAGCACTCGACGGAACGACGAACTTCGGTACCTTTGTCGAGATGGGGAAACGGCACTACACGTCGATGCTGGGAGCGTACCTCTTGCTTCTCGGCGGGAGCATCGTCTTCGGAACCATCGCGTGGGTGGTCGTTGGTCTCGGTACGCTTGTTGCCATTATTCCTGTTTTCGACTCGCCTCAGGCACTCTTCCCCGTCTTACTGTTGATCATGGTCGTCGGCAGTGTCCTGTTCCTTCTTCTGTTTCTCATTCCCTTCATTTTCATCCAGTTCTACGGACAAGCCATCGTCTTCGACGACGAGGGCGCTTTCAGCAGTTTCTTTCGGAGCGTCAGCATCGTCCGGCAGAATTTCTGGCCAGTGGTCGGCTACTCAGTAGTCGTGTTCGGTATCAGTCTCGTTTTCGGATTCTTCGGGAGCCTTCCCGCTTCGACTCTCTCCTCGCAACTCTCGCCATCGGCGACGAACACACTCCTTTCCGAGGTCCTCTCCGGGGTTCCCCAGATCTCCATCGTGGCTTCCGCCGCACTCACGCTCTTTGCGACGATTCTGATGGGGCTGTCCGCGGGCCTCTTGCTGACGTTTTCCGTCGCGTTCTATCGCTCGCTCGCCACTTCGGACAACGCGGACGACGCAAACGACGCCGCAGTACGTGGCACCTCCGCGTGA
- a CDS encoding threonine aldolase family protein, which yields MSIDLRSDTVTRPSEAMREAARDAPVGDDVYGDDPTVNELEAAAAELVGMEAALYVPTGTMGNQIAARVHTDRGQEILVDEQAHIYKWELGGLAQLSGLQVRTVAAGDAAVPTPQQIQDGYVEQSLHEAGTGLVAVENTHNARGGVAVSPETIDAAADAAHELGVPVHLDGARLFNACVALDVDPARMTRAVDSVMFCLSKGLGAPVGSILAGSSEYVERARRVRKLFGGGMRQAGIIAAPGLRALDNVERLADDHENAARLAAGLDDIDGLSAPEPDTNIVQVFSDEAGLSATSFVERCEDAGVLGGAHGDHLTRFCTHLDVSRADVDDAVERIEAAIEGSSQTSGSR from the coding sequence ATGTCTATCGACCTCCGAAGCGATACGGTGACGCGCCCATCTGAGGCGATGCGCGAGGCCGCGCGCGATGCGCCCGTGGGTGACGACGTGTACGGTGACGATCCGACGGTGAACGAACTCGAAGCGGCAGCCGCAGAGCTGGTCGGGATGGAGGCGGCTCTCTACGTCCCGACCGGGACGATGGGTAACCAAATCGCCGCTCGCGTCCATACCGACCGCGGCCAAGAGATTCTGGTGGACGAACAAGCGCACATCTACAAGTGGGAACTCGGCGGCCTCGCACAACTGTCGGGCTTGCAAGTCCGGACCGTTGCTGCGGGCGACGCGGCCGTCCCGACGCCACAACAGATCCAAGACGGATACGTCGAACAGAGCCTTCACGAGGCCGGAACCGGTCTTGTCGCGGTCGAAAACACTCACAACGCCCGCGGCGGTGTTGCCGTCTCACCCGAGACTATCGACGCCGCGGCCGATGCCGCCCACGAACTCGGTGTCCCGGTCCATCTCGACGGCGCGCGCCTGTTCAACGCCTGCGTCGCTCTCGACGTTGACCCGGCGCGGATGACACGCGCGGTTGACTCCGTGATGTTCTGTCTCTCGAAGGGTCTCGGCGCGCCAGTCGGATCGATACTCGCTGGCTCGTCGGAGTACGTCGAACGCGCCCGCCGCGTCCGAAAGCTGTTCGGTGGCGGGATGCGACAAGCCGGAATCATCGCCGCACCGGGACTGCGCGCCCTCGATAACGTCGAACGACTGGCCGACGACCACGAGAACGCGGCGCGACTCGCGGCCGGTCTCGACGACATCGACGGCCTCAGCGCGCCCGAACCGGACACGAACATCGTACAGGTGTTCTCCGACGAAGCGGGGCTTTCGGCGACTTCGTTCGTCGAACGCTGCGAGGATGCCGGCGTTCTCGGCGGCGCACACGGCGATCATCTCACTCGATTCTGCACGCATCTTGATGTGTCTCGGGCGGACGTAGACGACGCTGTCGAGCGAATCGAAGCCGCGATAGAAGGGTCGTCTCAGACTTCGGGTTCGAGGTAG
- a CDS encoding DUF7859 family protein, which yields MSARPLQGLLDDFVEFVLSEPVFVGFLVLLLLFVFFAYLFVRRTLMGMREGFDEGYRGK from the coding sequence ATGTCTGCCCGTCCCTTACAGGGCCTACTCGACGACTTCGTAGAGTTCGTTCTCTCCGAACCGGTATTCGTCGGGTTCCTCGTCTTGCTCCTCTTGTTCGTCTTCTTCGCGTACCTGTTTGTCCGTCGAACTCTCATGGGGATGCGCGAGGGATTCGACGAGGGTTATCGGGGGAAGTAA
- a CDS encoding L-threonylcarbamoyladenylate synthase, which produces MSNLDESIDAAAAAVKAGAAVVYPTETVYGLGADGTDADAVERVFELKGRSRDKPLSIGVPDVDAAREYTRLTSFDADFMAEFLPGPVTVVVERGSQLPDVLTAGGDRVGVRVPDHEVALDFFRRADCPVTATSANRSGAPSVTHPDQLDATLKDSVGAVIDAGEAPGGTGSTVVDPSRNVIHRRGAMADAIETWLTDHVGESPTVED; this is translated from the coding sequence ATGTCGAATCTCGACGAATCGATAGATGCCGCCGCTGCGGCCGTCAAGGCGGGTGCGGCAGTTGTGTACCCGACGGAGACGGTCTACGGTCTCGGTGCCGATGGGACTGACGCTGACGCCGTGGAACGAGTGTTCGAGTTGAAAGGCCGCTCTCGGGACAAACCGCTCTCTATCGGCGTTCCCGATGTGGACGCCGCTCGTGAGTACACGCGGTTGACCTCGTTCGACGCTGACTTCATGGCGGAATTTCTGCCCGGACCGGTCACCGTCGTCGTCGAACGCGGTTCCCAACTCCCGGACGTTCTCACCGCCGGCGGCGACCGCGTGGGTGTCCGCGTCCCCGACCACGAGGTAGCGCTCGACTTCTTCCGCCGCGCCGACTGTCCCGTGACGGCGACGAGTGCGAACCGAAGCGGTGCCCCCAGCGTGACACATCCGGACCAACTGGATGCGACGTTGAAGGATAGCGTGGGTGCGGTCATCGACGCGGGCGAAGCACCCGGCGGCACTGGGAGTACGGTCGTAGACCCCAGTCGAAACGTGATTCACCGCCGCGGCGCGATGGCGGACGCTATCGAGACGTGGTTGACCGACCACGTGGGCGAGTCACCGACCGTCGAAGACTGA
- a CDS encoding metallophosphoesterase yields the protein MLTVVSDTHSTDSHRLSGRTLEAVREAELVVHLGDFMRESVLDAFESESSQLFGVYGNNDDAGIRDRLPDTRTFTFAGLTFAATHTRRGGSTALSMFGRERGADVVLFGHSHRPTFDGTGEVTLLNPGSHAQPRGHRTAHAELEPMTDGGVRGRLVTVEGDVFETFTIPSTEN from the coding sequence ATGCTGACTGTCGTTTCCGACACCCACAGTACGGATTCGCACCGTCTCTCCGGCCGAACGCTTGAGGCCGTCCGCGAGGCGGAACTTGTCGTCCATCTCGGTGATTTCATGCGCGAATCCGTCCTCGATGCGTTCGAATCTGAGTCGTCTCAGCTGTTCGGCGTGTACGGAAACAACGATGACGCCGGAATCCGCGACCGGCTTCCGGACACGCGTACCTTCACGTTCGCGGGACTCACTTTCGCCGCGACGCACACCCGACGCGGCGGTTCGACCGCGCTTTCGATGTTCGGCCGCGAACGCGGTGCCGACGTGGTTCTCTTCGGACACAGCCACCGGCCGACGTTCGACGGCACCGGAGAGGTGACGCTTCTCAATCCCGGAAGTCACGCGCAACCGCGTGGCCACCGGACCGCGCACGCCGAACTCGAACCCATGACTGATGGCGGCGTCAGGGGCCGACTCGTCACTGTCGAGGGAGACGTTTTCGAGACGTTCACGATACCGTCCACGGAGAACTGA
- a CDS encoding HEAT repeat domain-containing protein, translated as MSRDSPPGSNSGLETVGDEQKNRSVEQTSDEERATGIVAETSDESVEPTEFVDSVVETALTNPVAAGDAIGDLLAIVRDCDEDARVAAEEALDLMGLLRPVEFEVWIGDIVQFASADRDELSFVGLRALAQLSAVRPAVAKNGLDAAISRLQAQHVPTRRAAIAVVGEVGEAFPEAVTQTDRQIMTAMRDANSSVRLAGVMTAGKLLGAEPNQFPRTVSTLPETLDDDDEEVWEYAHAALIHFVREHPSQVPEKRHVIERLATVSDEELGVREGATKDAMTTLLSYEPGFDL; from the coding sequence GTGTCACGAGACTCACCCCCCGGGAGCAATTCCGGACTTGAAACCGTCGGCGACGAACAGAAGAACCGGTCGGTCGAACAGACATCCGACGAGGAGCGTGCGACCGGCATTGTCGCCGAAACGTCGGACGAGTCCGTCGAGCCGACCGAATTTGTCGATTCGGTGGTCGAGACGGCGCTCACTAACCCGGTGGCGGCAGGCGACGCTATTGGTGACCTCTTAGCCATCGTCCGCGACTGCGATGAGGACGCGAGAGTAGCGGCCGAGGAAGCGCTCGATTTGATGGGACTCCTCCGTCCTGTCGAGTTTGAGGTGTGGATAGGCGACATAGTACAATTTGCGTCTGCCGACCGCGACGAACTCTCATTCGTCGGGTTGCGGGCACTCGCACAACTATCGGCGGTCCGCCCGGCAGTAGCAAAGAACGGGCTCGACGCCGCCATCAGCCGTTTGCAGGCACAGCACGTTCCGACACGCCGCGCCGCGATTGCCGTCGTCGGTGAAGTTGGAGAGGCGTTCCCAGAGGCAGTCACACAGACGGATAGACAGATTATGACCGCGATGCGTGACGCGAACTCGTCTGTCAGACTTGCTGGCGTGATGACTGCTGGGAAACTACTTGGAGCGGAGCCGAATCAGTTCCCCCGGACGGTATCGACGCTTCCCGAAACACTGGATGACGACGACGAAGAAGTGTGGGAGTACGCACACGCCGCTCTCATTCACTTTGTCCGCGAACATCCGTCCCAAGTACCCGAGAAACGGCACGTCATCGAACGACTGGCAACTGTCTCAGACGAAGAACTGGGTGTCCGCGAGGGCGCGACCAAAGACGCGATGACGACACTGCTCTCGTACGAACCCGGTTTCGACCTGTAG
- a CDS encoding glutaredoxin family protein: MTGDTPAITVYRLQACPYCERVIRVLQELDVPYQSRFVEPMHSDRNVVKRISGKRTVPAIVDDETGVTMSESANIVKYLQRTYGDGSDAGGAA; this comes from the coding sequence ATGACGGGAGATACTCCGGCGATTACGGTGTACCGTTTACAGGCGTGTCCGTACTGTGAACGGGTGATTCGTGTCCTGCAGGAACTCGATGTACCCTACCAGTCGCGCTTCGTCGAACCGATGCACTCCGACCGCAACGTCGTCAAACGCATCTCGGGCAAGCGAACTGTCCCGGCTATCGTTGACGACGAGACGGGTGTCACGATGTCGGAGTCCGCAAACATCGTCAAATACCTACAGCGCACCTATGGCGACGGTTCCGATGCGGGGGGTGCGGCCTGA
- a CDS encoding redoxin domain-containing protein, producing the protein MVDFEVVELPASEHPEPGDVAPDFTRPLVNDEYWEDVALSELTDEGPVLLLFHPMDGSFPATYLWDAVRDHDLTDQIQTVGVSISSPYEHKAFLEEREADARLFSDPGAAVATEYDIENPLDGMAGITEHRPAVFLVDENRTVQYAWVASEWPDFPDADDIAAAVAEHA; encoded by the coding sequence ATGGTCGATTTCGAGGTCGTCGAGTTGCCCGCGTCGGAGCACCCTGAACCGGGCGATGTCGCTCCGGATTTCACGCGCCCGCTCGTCAACGATGAGTACTGGGAGGACGTTGCCCTCTCGGAACTCACCGACGAAGGGCCGGTCCTCCTCCTCTTTCACCCGATGGATGGGTCGTTCCCGGCGACGTACCTGTGGGATGCTGTCCGCGACCACGACCTCACAGACCAGATTCAGACTGTTGGCGTCTCCATCTCCTCGCCGTACGAACACAAAGCGTTCCTCGAAGAACGCGAGGCTGATGCGCGCCTCTTCTCAGACCCCGGTGCCGCCGTCGCAACCGAGTACGATATCGAGAATCCTCTCGATGGAATGGCGGGGATCACCGAACACCGCCCGGCGGTCTTCCTCGTAGACGAAAATCGGACGGTCCAGTACGCGTGGGTCGCAAGCGAGTGGCCCGACTTCCCGGACGCCGACGATATCGCCGCCGCCGTCGCAGAACACGCGTAA
- the fer gene encoding ferredoxin Fer: MDSPFEILGIEPDADDAEVDRAFRRRVIEVHPDQGGSAAEFNRVRSAYEMIKEGHPIEAVNGEVSGDTPSSSSSASVPDDGDEDEDELRSKIEYLNYEVLDDHGWDLGDDDLFEKAAAANLPHEDYGQFLVQENETLLEAAENRGYAWPYACRGGACANCAVAVFEGEMDTPGDHILPSTMLDSDIRLSCMGAPLTDDMKVVFNVKHLPGLDELRLPPYPFEQAHMND; encoded by the coding sequence GTGGATTCTCCGTTCGAGATTCTCGGGATCGAACCGGATGCGGACGACGCGGAGGTTGATCGAGCGTTCAGACGCCGGGTCATCGAGGTGCACCCCGACCAAGGGGGTTCCGCAGCGGAGTTTAATCGCGTCCGCTCGGCGTACGAGATGATCAAGGAGGGCCATCCGATTGAGGCCGTCAACGGCGAAGTTTCGGGTGACACGCCTTCTTCGTCCTCCTCAGCAAGCGTCCCGGATGACGGCGACGAAGACGAGGACGAACTGAGATCGAAAATCGAGTATCTGAACTACGAAGTACTCGACGACCACGGGTGGGATCTCGGTGACGACGACCTGTTTGAGAAGGCGGCCGCGGCAAATCTCCCACACGAAGACTACGGACAGTTCCTCGTTCAGGAGAACGAGACACTTCTCGAAGCGGCCGAGAACCGCGGCTATGCGTGGCCGTACGCCTGCCGTGGTGGAGCGTGCGCGAACTGCGCTGTCGCCGTCTTTGAAGGCGAGATGGATACGCCCGGTGATCATATCCTCCCTTCGACGATGCTCGACAGCGACATCCGACTCTCCTGTATGGGTGCACCCCTCACTGATGACATGAAAGTCGTCTTTAACGTCAAACACCTCCCCGGACTGGACGAACTTCGCCTACCGCCGTATCCGTTCGAGCAAGCGCATATGAACGATTGA
- a CDS encoding ArsR/SmtB family transcription factor, producing MADILPTRPDPPSGDDKEPRVVGLDSDEVSELLSAISSETARTILSALHEEPATPSELADTADTSIQNAQYHLGKLEDAGLIEPGGTAYSEKGREMTVYTPADRALVVVAGQEDDTSGLQTVLTQLLGGVGVVALGSVVIERLTTAGSGPSIHLASQSGSGGDDAATSSGGAGSGANGAVNATASTETAAPTASPTETAGDGGFDGSEVTTTASSHTPGDATTTHIQTATETSATGTPTQAPVPEPTTTTDSVRTTAETVVASGDPGGVTTMASLSPGELFLLGGLVTLVVLTVYWWLSR from the coding sequence ATGGCCGACATCCTCCCCACTCGGCCCGACCCACCCTCGGGAGACGACAAGGAGCCTCGCGTTGTCGGACTCGACAGCGACGAGGTATCCGAGTTGCTCTCGGCAATCTCCTCGGAGACGGCGCGGACAATACTCTCCGCCCTCCACGAGGAACCCGCAACGCCCTCCGAACTCGCAGACACCGCAGACACCTCAATTCAAAACGCCCAGTATCACCTCGGAAAGCTCGAAGACGCTGGCCTCATCGAACCCGGAGGGACCGCCTACTCCGAGAAAGGCCGCGAGATGACCGTGTACACGCCCGCCGACCGGGCGCTCGTCGTCGTCGCCGGACAGGAAGACGACACCAGCGGACTCCAGACGGTTCTCACGCAACTGCTCGGCGGCGTCGGCGTCGTTGCACTCGGGAGTGTCGTGATCGAACGACTCACGACGGCCGGGTCCGGACCGAGTATCCACCTCGCCAGCCAGAGTGGTTCCGGCGGCGACGACGCGGCGACGAGTAGTGGCGGCGCTGGAAGTGGTGCGAACGGGGCAGTGAACGCGACCGCCTCAACGGAGACGGCAGCACCAACCGCTTCACCGACCGAGACAGCAGGTGACGGCGGATTCGACGGTTCCGAGGTGACCACAACCGCCTCATCCCACACGCCAGGCGATGCAACGACAACCCACATCCAAACGGCTACCGAAACGTCGGCGACGGGAACGCCGACACAGGCACCAGTACCGGAACCGACAACAACGACAGACTCGGTGCGAACGACAGCCGAGACGGTCGTGGCCTCCGGAGATCCGGGTGGCGTGACGACGATGGCCTCGCTGTCACCCGGCGAACTGTTCCTCCTCGGGGGCCTCGTGACACTCGTCGTTTTGACGGTATACTGGTGGCTCAGTAGGTGA
- a CDS encoding cation diffusion facilitator family transporter, producing MAGSRGVVIAALIANGAIAVLKFLGFLVTQSPSMLSETYHSISDTGNQVFLLIGIRYSGKEESRTHPFGYGKAQFFYSFLVSVLLFGIAGWESLKHGYDAIMHGGHALGGMVTLAGYTFPGWYVNVVVLVGAIGFESYAFKKAAAELRRQIREYEWDGIVDAFRKTSDVTTLTAFTEDTIALLGAGIALVGVILSEITGNAVYDAIGAVCIGVLLMSFSVALAWENKRLLLGESLPEQVEKSLQSIVRNHPGVAHVDDFRTVHVGPEKVLVTADVSFNSGLETNDIDTDITEIEDKLKAEDKRVKFVYLEPEV from the coding sequence ATGGCAGGTAGTAGAGGCGTCGTCATTGCGGCACTTATCGCAAACGGCGCTATCGCGGTTCTGAAATTTCTCGGATTCCTCGTCACGCAGAGTCCGTCGATGCTGTCGGAGACGTACCACTCAATCTCCGACACGGGGAACCAAGTGTTCCTCCTTATCGGCATCCGGTACAGCGGAAAAGAGGAAAGTCGAACGCATCCATTTGGATACGGAAAGGCACAGTTCTTCTACTCGTTTCTCGTCTCCGTGTTACTGTTCGGGATCGCCGGATGGGAGTCACTGAAACACGGGTACGACGCGATCATGCACGGCGGCCACGCCCTCGGTGGGATGGTAACGCTCGCGGGCTACACGTTCCCCGGCTGGTACGTCAACGTCGTTGTTCTCGTCGGAGCTATCGGTTTCGAGAGCTACGCATTCAAGAAAGCCGCCGCCGAACTCCGACGCCAGATACGTGAATACGAGTGGGACGGAATCGTAGACGCGTTCCGAAAGACCAGCGACGTGACGACGCTCACGGCGTTCACCGAGGACACCATCGCTCTCCTCGGTGCCGGTATCGCGCTCGTCGGCGTCATCCTCTCTGAGATAACTGGCAACGCAGTGTACGACGCTATCGGTGCCGTCTGTATCGGCGTCCTCCTCATGTCGTTCTCTGTCGCCCTCGCGTGGGAGAACAAGCGCCTCCTCCTCGGAGAAAGTCTTCCCGAACAGGTCGAAAAGAGCCTGCAATCCATCGTCAGAAATCATCCCGGCGTGGCCCACGTTGACGACTTCCGGACGGTCCACGTCGGCCCCGAGAAGGTTCTCGTCACCGCCGACGTGAGTTTCAACTCCGGGCTGGAAACCAACGACATCGACACCGACATCACGGAGATAGAGGACAAGTTGAAGGCCGAAGACAAACGGGTGAAGTTCGTCTACCTCGAACCCGAAGTCTGA